AAATGGGAGATCCAGTCTAATGCTATCGCCGACTACCTAAAGGATCCAAAGTATGCGCTCTAAATTTTTTTCGGAGGGTTATGCGTAAGTCCTATCAGGATGAACCGACCATCGACCTGATTGGAGATGAGATCCGTCTCGTCGGGGACGTCTTCTCAAGGGAGAATGATGCCGATGCACTTGCAGCGTATCTTGATGGCCAGATCGCTGAGATACGGAAACGGACACAGGATATCCCCGAAGACGAAAGGGTTCGGATGATCCAGCTTGGTCTCTCCCCCCGTGCCCGGCAGGGAGGCGGTGCCGGCATGGTATGGGGCCAGGATACGATAGAGTCCTACTTCATTGAAGAGATTGCACATGCTAAGAATGTCTACGAAGGAACAGGCGCTTTCGTCGTTGTCTCAACCGAACAGATACTGGCACTTGATCCGGATGTTATCGTCCTTCCGACGGCACAGGGATACCATCCGGCCAGTGAACTCTATACCGCCCCGTATTACCGGAACCTGCAGGAACTGACTGCTGTGAAGAACGAGCGTGTCTATGCCCTCCCCTGGACACCCTTCAACTGGGCCAAACGCCTGGAGTATCCGATTGAAGCGATGGTCATCGCAAAAGCGGCATACCCTGAGAGGTTCTCCGATATCAATGTCGGAGAATGGACACTGGAGTTCTATCAGGAGGTCTATGGTGTTGATGAAGCAACCGCACGGGAACTCAGGTCAGTCCAGTGGCTTGACTGGATGGCCAAAGAGAACTTCTAACCTTTTTTTGTGAAAACCAGTGAAATTTCATTCTATCAGATTTCATATGGTAGATGGATCAGGGAATACGATCCTGATCCCCCCGATCAAAACCGTCAGCACCCCGGCGATCCAAAAAAGTGTGACCACCATCGGTCAGTTCGATCCCGATCCTGGAATTGCTGATGCGAATCCTGAAGTATGGGGTTTCAGGCAGATTTCTTAATATTGTTGTAATAATTCAGAGCACCGGCACAATCAAGAAGCTCATCGTCGTCTGATTCGCGGATATACCCTGTAAGACCATACTCCTCAAAAAGGGAATCAGTCTCTTCGGCATCCACCACCAAACCGACAGGCCCTCTCTCCCCGGATGAACAGGCACATTGCCGGGACCTCATGAACCATATACCCTGCAACACTATCTCTTCATCATACCCAGGGGTTGGGAGGTCCCGGTATTCATGCCGGAGAGGAATCAGCAGCATAGTGGCCATTCCTCTCCATTATCATCGTATATATAGTAAAAAGTGGGGGTAAAATGGAATTTCATGTATTGATTCGAGCAGATCCCGAAGATGGAGGCTATACTGTCAGCTGCCCGGCCATCCCCGGATGCCACTCGCAGGGCGAAACGGTTGAAGAGGCTCTTGAAAATATACGGGATGCCATTGCTGGCTGTATTGGAGAGACCGATGAAGAAAGAGGGGATATCAGCATCACCCTCATCTGATCCCCTCAGATAACCCCGACCAGCACCAGTATCAGCACGATCCCCCCGATCGCCACCGTCAGCACCCCGGCGATCCCAAGTGCAAGGTACAGCAACGGCAGGTAATTATTCACCATCGCCGCTCCTCCCCCCGTGACTTGGTCCGCTTTCTCCTGAAGAGATCCTCCCGCTCCTGCTCCTCAAGATAGTCGGAGATATACGCGATGATCCCCTTCAGCCGGGGAATCAGGATCGAGTCGAGGGCATTTGTCCGCCGCCGGACCGATGCTATCCGGGAGGAGAGGCGGAGGATCGCCCCCTCCACCCCGGCGAGCCGGACTGCCGCATCCACAGCCTCAAGGGCGAGATCCGAGGCGGCATCGAGGCGGCCGTTCCCGGCAGCCAGCCCGTACCCCGGCATCTTCCCCGGCCGGAGGGGGTCCGGGATCGCAAATGCCGGGATACCCACCCCCATGATCCCCTTCTCTATTGCAGGGATATCCGGGATCGTCCGTTCGACAGCCGCCGCACTCTCCACCTCACGCCGGGAGCCCGCCATCTCAGCCTCCATGAGGGCAGGATAGGCGGCGGCAAACGCCTCCTCCATTGTTCGCCGCATCTCATCCCGCCGCTTTGTCAGGGAGAAGAACTCCATCACCATCGCATCAAGCTTCTCCCGGAGGAGCTCATGCCCCTTCTCGGCGGTCACAAGCCTGCGGCGGACCTTCTGGAGTTCAATGCGTGTCGGTCTCAGCCCCGGCGGGAGGCGCCTGCTCACCCGGTCTCACCCCGGTAATACTCCCTGATGAAGTCGGGGTTGATCCGTTTCAGCTCCTCTTGTGGGAAGAGGGAGAGGAGATCCCAGGCACGATCGAGGGTCTCGCCTATCGAGCGGCCCTCATCCATCTTCTGCCCGACGAACTCCCCCTCAAACCGCTCAAGGAAGGTGAGATACAGCCGGTCGGTATCGGTCAGCCCCTCATCCCCGATGACCGCGACAAGCCCGGCGAGCCGCCGTCCACGGGCATACGCCGCATAGAGCTGGCTTGAGACATTCGCATGATCCGCCCGGGTCCTCTCCTTGCCGATCCCCCCCTGCATCAGCCGTGATAAACAGGGGAGGACATCAATCGGGGGATAGATCCCTTTGCGGTGGAGCTCACGGGAGAGGACGATCTGGCCTTCGGTGATATATCCGGTCAGATCGGGGACAGGGTGGGTGATGTCGTCATCCGGCATCGAGAGGATCGGCAGCTGGGTGATCGAGCCGGGCCTGCCTTTCACCCTCCCGGCACGCTCATACAGGGAGGCGAGATCGGTGTACATATACCCAGGATACCCCCGGCGGGCCGGGATCTCCTCACGGGCGGCCGAGACCTCCCTGAGCGCCTCGCAGTATGCCGTGATATCCTGCATCACCACAAGGACATGCATCCCGCAGTCAAATGCGAGATACTCCGCCGCCGTCAGGGCGAGACGGGGGGTGACGATCCGCTCGATGGCGGGATCATCGGCACGGTTGAGGAAGAGGACCGCGTGTGCCCGTGCCCCGGTCTCGGAGAACTCCCTGATAAAGAACCGGGCCTCCTCATGCGTGATCCCCATCGCTGCAAAGACGACGGCAAAGGACTCCTCCGTCCCCCGGACCCGTGCCTGCCGGGTGATCTGGGCGGCGAGCCGGCTGTGGGGCAGGCCGGACCCGGAGAAGACCGGGAGTTTCTGCCCCCGGACGAGGGTGTTCATCCCGTCGATGGCAGATATCCCCGTCTCGATGAAATCCTCGGGGAACTCACGCCTCGTCGGGTTGATCGCATACCCCGAGATCTCCATCTCCTTCTCGGGCACAACGCGGCCCCCACCATCTATCGGCTCGGCCGAGCCCGAGAAGATCCTCCCGAGCATCTCCTTTGCAACCGGCATCATCAGGGGTTTTCCGGTGAACCGGACCGCCGATACATCACAGTCGAGATCGCGGGTCCCGCCAAAGACCATCACAATCGCCATCCCCATCCGTGACTCGAGCACCTGGCCGAGCCGCCGGGTGCCATCCGGCAGGAGGACATGGACGACCTCGTTATATCCGGCATCATCGATCCCGGAGACGGCAAGGATCGGGCCCGCCACCCGGACGACGGACCGGAACTCACGGAGCGGCCGGGTCATCGCCCGCCTCCTCCAAAGGCATCATCAATCTCATCCAGTATCGTCTCATAGTCTTCGGCAAACTCATCATGCGGCCGGGGTCCCATCCGGGCAAGCCTGCCGGTAACCGGGATCTTCGCCGCCTCCTCAGCCGTCATCCCCTCCTCGACCGCATCCCTCCCACGGACCAGGTAGCGGTGAATCAGCCGCATCATCCGGTACTGCTTCTCCGGGGGGCAGAAGGTATCGACCTCATCAAATGCGGACTGGATGAGGAACGATTCCCGCAGGATAGTGGCGACATGGAGCGTGAACTTGTCCTGTTCAGGGAGGAGATCAGGCCCGACGAGCTGGACGATCTCCTCAAGCTCGCTCTCCTTCTGGAGCAGCCTGATGAGGTCACTCCGCATCCTGCCCCATTCCGCTCCGCCATGCTTCTCCCACCAGGGCTCTGCCAGATCGGCGTAGAGCGAGTAGGAGAGGAGCCAGTTCACCGCCGGAAAATGTCGCTGGTGGGCGAGATCGGCATCCAGCGCCCAGAAGACCCGGACGATCCGGAGTGTGTTCTGGGTCACCGGCTCTGAGAAGTCGCCCCCCGGCGGCGAGACCGCACCGATGACCGAGACCGATCCCTCCTCCCCGGACAACGCCGTCACCCTTCCCGCACGCTCATAAAAGTCGGCAAGCCGTGATCCGAGATAGGCGGGATACCCATGCTCTCCCGGCATCTCCTCGAGCCGGCCGGAGATCTCCCGCATCGCCTCGGCCCACCGGGAGGTGGAGTCGGCCATCAGGGCGACGGAGTACCCCATATCCCGGTAATATTCGGCGATGGTGATCCCGGTATAGACCGATGCCTCGCGTGCGGCAACCGGCATATTCGAGGTGTTCCCGATGAGCACCGTCCGTTTCATCAGTGGCTCCTTCGTCTTGGGATCGATGAGGGCAGGGAACTGCCTCAGGACGTCGGCCATCTCGTTTCCACGCTCTCCGCAGCCGACATAGACGACAATATCCGCATCCGACCATTTGGCAAGCTGGTGCTGGACGACGGTCTTTCCGGCGCCAAAGGGGCCCGGTACCGAGGCCGTCCCCCCCTGGACCATCGGGAAGAAGGAGTCGATCACCCGCTGGCCGGTGATGAGCGGCCGGACCGGGGGGAGCTTCTCATTCACCGGCCGGGGTACACGGACCGGCCAGCGCTGGAGCATCGTGATCTCATGGTCGTTCCCATCCCGGTCAGTCAGCCAGAGGACGGGGTCAAGCACCGTGTACTCACCCTCCGGGGCGACCTTCGCCACCCTCCCGGAGAGATGGGGTGGAAGGAGGATCGAATGGATGATCCGGTTCGTCTCCGGGACCGTCCCGATGACAGCTCCCCCTTTCAGGTCATCCCCTTCGGCGACATCCGGCGTGAACCTGTACGTCTCCTCCCTCGGGAGGGCAGGGCTGCTCACCCCCCGGATGATGAAGTCGCCGGAGATGGATCCAAGCTCGGTGAGGGGCCTCTGGATACCGTCATAGATCATCCCGAGGAGGCCGGGGCCGAGCTCGACCGAGAGGGACATCCCGGTCCGCTGCACCGGCTCGCCGGGGGTGATCCCGCCTGTCTCCTCATAGACCTGGATCGTTGCAAGATCCTCCTCAAGCCCGATGATCTCGCCGATCAGCTCGTCATCTCCGACATAGACGACCTCGTACATCTGTGCTCCACGCATCCGGTCCGCCTCGACGACAGGACCGGTGATCCGGATTATCCTTGCTGTATCACTCAACACACATCACCCTGGCATCCCTTTCCCTGCAACACGCCGTATTGCGGCGGTCACGGCATCTTCTCCCTTGACGGGCCCTTCTGGCCCCGGTATGGCGATGACGGCCGGATAGACCGCCTGTGATCGCCCATGGTCGCTCAGGAGCGGGAGGATCTCCTCCTGGTACCGGTCGAGGATCAGGATGATCCCGATGGTATCATCCTCCAGTGCTTCACGGAGTGCTTCTTTTGCCTCCTCTCCGTCCTCGCACCTGATGACATCCTCAACCCCGGCAAGCCGGCAGAGGAGGGTCGTCGCCCGGTCACCGATAGCGATGATCCTCATGGACCGCCTCCTTCAATCACCATCATGGTGGCTCCCCTCTCCTCGCTAATGCCAAGTATCAGTCTCCCCGCCGCTGCCCTGAGGTTTGCGATCTCCATCTCAAGTGCCAGCAGGTACCGGATGATCGGCCCGCTTCCGAGATGATACTGGCTGCTGTTCATCCTGCCGACATCCAGAAGGCACCGGTTCAGGGCGATATCGATCTCCCCGCTATTCCGCACCCCCTTCTCCATAAGAGGCTCGAGATACTGCCCGTACATCGTCTCCCTGAGGGCGGCCGCCATCTCGATGAGATCTGCCGTTCGTGCAAGCTCCTTCTGGAGATCGATGGTGATCTCAAAGCCGCCCTGCGGGATGAGGAAGGGGATGAGATCGCCCCCGTCAACCCCGGCAATCTTTCCACGGGCGAGGATTCGGAGGTTTTCGCAGTCGATCATCCGACCTGCCATCATCACCGCCGGTTCGTACTGCGAGTCCTCAATCCCCCGGGCCGTCATCATCAGGCTCTGGTATGCACCGGCGATGAGTGCCGCTTCGAAGGCAGCAAAACCGACCGGTTCGCCGATCTTCATCCACTGCTCCCGGATACCGGGGGTGATCGCTGATCGTTCAAGCCTCTGGACCGCCTCTTCAATCGTATCGGAATATGCCGCCTTCCTGATTGCGGTCCCGCTCAGCCCTCCGACCGGGACTGCCCGTTCCATAATGAGATCGCGGGGGAGATTCCCTGCGATCCCCCGGAGGATGGCCGCCACCTCCCGAATGGCAAAGATCTGGGTGTAGGCGGTGATGAGCGGCCGAATCGCATCGGGGACGCTCCCGGCGAGGTCCGCAAGCAGGCGGTAATGATGGGATCGGATCAGGTGTTCGCAGTCGTCAGGAGAGATCCCCTCCCTGTATCCGACATGATGGCCGATATGCTCGGCACGCTCGAAGAGTTCGAGGAGGTCGGCGGATGCAATGATCGACGCCACCCCTTCCCTGGTGACGAGCGGGTTGCCGATTGCACGGACACGTGCCGCCGGGTAGGCGAAGGATGCGATACTGAGGATGATCCGGAACCATCCTGCGGAGATCGCGATGAAGATGGCGACCATGAAGGCGATGGCGAGGCCGAGGGCGATGATCCCCGCCCCCTCGACCGTGAGGAGATCCGAGAAGATGCTCTCAATATCCAGTATCCCCACCTCCATAGAGGACTTCTGATACCCTCTGCGTCAGCTGGTTGCGCATATCCAGAAGCCGTGTCGGGAAGGTCTGATCACACCGGACGGCTCCATCCCTGGCAAGCAGGATCACCCCCCCGATCCGTATCATCGGATCATGCCTGGGAAGCGGTCTGACCGTCACATTGCTGATCCCTTCCGCCGCCTCCTCTGCTGCCTCCTGATCGTCGGCACGGCAGAGGATGGTGAGCGGCCCGTCATCGATCATCTCCCTGCCTTCAAGGATGAGGTGGCGGAGGATGCCGGGATAGGCGGAGGAGGATACCATCTCCGACAGCTCCTCTTCGGCGATGGAGAAGACCTCCCCGATGCCATCCCACCGGGCCTTCCGCTCGGCCGCCATCGCCTCAAACTCAGCCTGGAGGAGGATGGAACGCCGCATCGCCTCGATCTCCCGCTCCGTCTCACGCCGGATCTGGTCGGCCTTCTGCTCTGCCCTGAGGCGGGCCTTCTCCCTGATGCCTGCCGACTCTTCTTCTGCATCGTTTCGGATCCGGGCGATCTCCTCATCCCTCTCCTCCTCGATAAGCCGGATGATCACCTCCCTGCTCATCTAGAGTCCTCCGAAGAGCCCGATACCAAACATGATCAGGATCGCAATCAGGAGGCCGAAGATGGCAAAGGTCTCTGCCATCACCGCAAAGACGAGGCTCTGGCCCATCGCCTCAGGGCGGCGGGCGACCGCACCGATGCCTGCCGCCGCCGTCATCCCCTGGCCGATGGCGGAGAGCCCGGCAAGCCCGACGGCAAAGCCCGATCCGATGCAGGCAAGCCCGGCCGCCGCGGTTGCGGTCACATCCCGGGTGATGATCCCGGTGAATGCCATGATCAGGATTGCGACGAGGAGGCCATAGATCGCCTGGGTCTCCGGCACAACCGTGAAGACGAGCCCTTTCCCAAACATATCCTCACGCTCCGAGGTCGTTGCAATCCCTGCGGATGCGGATATCCCCTGGCCGATGGCGGATATCGCGGCAAATCCGACGGCGATACCGCAGGCGATGGATGCAAATCCGGCGGCAAGGGTGGCGGTCACATCCCGGGTGATCATCCCGGTGAATGCCATGATGAGAATTGCGACAAGGAGTCCGTATATCGCCTGCGTCTCCGGGATGACCGAGAAGACGAGGGACCGGCCAAACGACTCCTGCTTCTCGGCGGTCGCCGCAGCTCCCGCCGCCGCCGCTATTCCCTGGCCGATGGCGGAGAGCCCGGCGAGCCCGATGGCAAATCCGCACCCGAGGGCTGCGATCCCAAGTGCGGGCTCCGTGATGGGATCGCCGGCGATCATCCCGGTGAACGCCATGATGAGAATTGCGACAAGGAGTCCGTAGATCGCCTGCGTCTCGGGGATGACCGAGAAGACGAGTGAGCGGCCGAACGCACCCTCATGCTCGGCAGAGGAGGCCGAACCGGCGGCGGCCGCGATCCCCTGTCCGATGGCAGAGAGTCCTGCGATGCCGACGGCGAGCCCGCACCCGATGGCGGCAAACCCGGTCGCCGTCGTGGCGACCTCATCGCCGGAGAGGAGGCCGGTGAACGCCATGATGAGAATTGCGACAAGGAGTCCGTATATCGCCTGCGTCTCCGGGATGACCGAGAAGACGAGCGATCGGCCCATCGACCCCTCACGCTCGGCGGCGGTTGCAATCCCCGAGGATGCCGCGATCCCCTGTCCGATGGCAGAGAGTCCTGCAACACCGACCGCAAGCCCGGCACCGAGTGCCGCAAGCCCCATCGGGACCGAGACGGTGGTATCACCGCCGCCTATCACCCCGGTCGCGAGGAGGATGAGGACGGCGACGAGGAGGCCGTACATCCCCTGTGTCTGGGGGACCGCCTGGAAGACGAGCGCCTGGCCGAACTTCTCCGGTTTGATCGCGATGACCCCTGCTCCCGTCGCCCCGGCGATACCGACCCCGATACCGGAGCCGATGGCTGAGAGGCCGACGGCAAGCCCGGCCCCGATGACGGCGAGGATGAACCCGGCTGTTATCTCAGGTATCATTGGTCATCCTCCAACAGGCGGGTGGTTGTCCGTCCCGATGCAAACGGGAGAAAGACCCGTCCGCCACCGGTATAGAACGTCCCGAAGAACTCGACATACTGAAGACGAAGTGCATGGATAAAACCTCCGAGTGCCTGCAGAACAAGATTTGCCGCATGGCCTGCAATGGAAAAGAGTACCGCGACGATGACGAGGGCCGGGTGGATGGACCCGATCATCTCTGCGAGAATATTGATGGTCATCGCGATCCCGGCGGTGGCGAGTGCCAGTGCCAGGATCCTCGTATAACTGAGCCAGTCACCAAGGAATCCGGTGATACTGAAGAACCCAAGCGGCCCCTCGACAAGGAAGATCAGCGCAGCCGCAACAGCCGCTCCAAAACCGGCGGCAAGGATGACCGCCTGGGAGAACTCTGCCCATCCGAAGAAGGCAAAGAGGAGGATGGCCGCACAGGGCTGCAGGAGGAACCAGACCCCGACGGATCTGAGCATCTCACCGGGCTTCCCTGTACTGAGATGGCGGTACGATGCGATCCCAAGGCCGATATTGAGATGGATGATCCCAAAGATGAGTGCTCCCGTCAGGAGGATGAGGGGATCCATCAGGGGATCGATGGCGGCGAAGGGGACAGAAGCCCCGAAGAACCGGGGGAGGAGATCGCCGAAGAACCCCCCCTGGAGGATGCCAAAGATTGTGCCGGAGATCCCGCAGGCGACGAGGACGATGGCGAGATCCCGTGTCGATCCCGGGGCACTCGCCGGGCCTGCAAGGAGGGCCGCTGCGATGATCGCAAGGAGAAGGCCATATCCTGCATCGCCGAGCATCACCCCGAAGGTGATGATCAGAATGGGGGCGATGAAGATGGTCGGGTCGATCTCGCGGTACCTCGGCCGTGCAAAGGTTGTGGTGAGGAAGGCGAAGGGTGCGAGCCACCATGGATGATCATACGAAACCGGAACCTCGGCATCCCCGTCCTCCCCCGGCACCGACCGGTAGATGAGGGTTGCCCCGGCATGCTCATCCCCGATCCTTGTAAGATGCGGGATATCCTTCTTCCGGATCCAGCCTTTATAGAGGCGGAGATCCCGTGTGGATCCGGCAAGTGCGGCTGCATCGATCCGCTCCCTGGCAAGGGCAAGCTCCTCGGCGGCAGCCGCGAGATCACGGAGGTGATCCCCGGCGATCCGGTGCAGTCTCTCGTCGATACCCTCACGCTCCTGATGGAGATCTCCTCTGATCGAGGTGAGATCTGCGAGTGCATCAGAAACCGTCTCCTCCCGTCTCGTGAAGGTAAATTCGGCAAAAGCACGGGCACGGAGGAGTTCATCGACCGCCTCCGCCGAGCGACGATGGACCGCGATGATCACCACCATCCCCTCTTCCATGCACCTGCAGACAGAGGAGACGACTGCATCGGTGATCCCCTCCTCCTCAAAGACTGCATCGAGATCCTCACACTCATCAGTCGGGATGAGACCTGCCCTGATGACGATGAACCGGTGATCTGAACGGGGGGGAAGTCTCTCACTGAGGCATCCAAAGAGGGTGAGCTGCTCCTCCTCTTCATCAAGGCGGATCAGATGCTCCTCGATGGCAGAACGGCGGGTTCTCAGGGTCAGAACCTCCCCGATCATCTCTTCATGGATCGATGCGGCATGAAGGATCTCCTCCGGGCTCCTTTCCGGGACCCCGACCGGCTCGGGCCTGATCGGGAGGAAGAATCCAGCGATCCTGCCACGCTCCCCCTGCACCTGGCTGGTGAGGATCTCAACCGCCCGCTCGGCCCGTGACTGTACGGCTGCAATATCCTGCCGGATGGCATCACGCCGGACAGGGGTGATGAGCGGTTTGAGATGGTCGTCGCCGGTGATCGGGGTCAGCTCAACGATCCCCGCCTCATGGACGGCCTGAAGAAAGGATCCGGCGTACCGGCGATGGATACCGATTGTGATCCGATGCATCTCAGCCGGATAGAACATCCCTGTCTCCCGTGACCGCCCTGATGATCACCCTCACCCCGTCTCTCTTCTTGGAGGCGGCGAGTGCATGCAGACGCTTCACCGCCTCCTCCGCATCGAGCGCCATCGTTTCCGCGACAGACTCCGCATCGCTTCGTGCCCGGCTGATCTCCTCTTCTGCCGCTCTCCGGGCCTTCTTCTCCTCTTCCCTGATATACTCTGCCGCTCTCTTCTCTTCTGATTCGATGGCTGATGCCGCCTCTGCCTTCGCAGCCTCGATCTGCGAGACGGCCTCCTCTTCGACCTTCAGGACGGCCTCGATATCATGAACGGGCATACTGGAGTTTATGGACGGCTCCTATATAAAATGAACACGAGGCGATCTTTTTTTATCTTTATGAGTTTATTTCTCAGTATGGGTATCACTGAGATACGGGAGGAGATTGCCCGTGTGGATATGGAGATTCTGGAGCTTATCAGAAAGCGGCAGTCGCTTGCCGGGATGATGGCACAGGAGAAGATCAAAGCAGGCAGGCCGCCGGTCGATCCCGATCAGCGTGGCCAGGTGATCGCCCGGGCGGTGGATGTCGCGGTTGAGGCGGGGATCGATCCCTCTGGCATCAAGGAGATCTTCACCCGCCTTGTTCTGATGAGTGAGCAGAAGCAGAGCGGGTGCATGGGGGATGGTAATCTGCCGTAAAAAGGGGTGGTTTTCCTCCCTCATGGGGGCTGTCGCCAGGTACCACTCCGGATCAACTCAATCCTGGGAAAAAAGTGATTCAGCTCCGATTATCTCAAGAGGCTTTGAGGAATTCCCGCTGAATAATGTCTTGATGAGAGCTGATATAACAGAAGCATCTGTCAGATAGAGTCTCATATTCCCATTTAATTCCCATGGTTTCTCAATGGTAATGGCACAGTGTTCTGACAGGGATGAGATGGTATCCGTTGATCTGATGACTCCCCGCTCAGGATCCCATTCTGAGATCGCAATCTGAATGACTGTTTTGGGAATCCCAAAACCATTGCAATAGGGAATAATCACATCGTTTGGTAGGTATTTTCCATTCTCCTCGGATACACTTCTTTTCTTCACAAGAGCATTGAGAATGGTTTTAACTCTCTTAACCGGTGTTCCTTCATCCTCCTGGACAAGCCCGGGAAGGGATGAGAAGACAGTACTGCCTGGAATTGTCTCAGCCCTCTTCAACATCACTTCGACTTCGTCTGCATCAAACCCGTTGCTGAATGTGGAGATATTCTCCCCAGACGGTATTTCCCGGCCGATAGGAAGCTCCCATGAGAGATCACAGAGAGCCAGAAGGACTTTCATCTCGTTGAATGTCGCAGGAATCATCCATGATTGAAGCCTGGTGGCATTATTACCTTCCATCCCAAACTGGCTGATAACCCAGTCAGTTTTTAGTGATTCTCCGAAAGCCACCGTTCCGTCGTCGCCATGGAGCATTGTTACTGCATCTGATTCACGAGAGAAGATTGTCGTTATGGTGCTCTCTTTTTCTTCACCTGAAAAGGTGATGGTGATGATTCGGACAGGGGTTGCCAGTGTATTGAGTGTGCTGGCAAAAGAACTCATTATATTGCCCTGCTCATCAAGAATGCCGCCCTCTTTGAAGGATTGCAGGACAGGTTTCTTTGCCATGCTCTCTGTTTTGGGATCAAGATACGTAAGCGGGGTTCGATCACCCTCCCAGAATGATCCGAGTTCTCCAAGCATCCCGGTTTCAAGTGTATAGGTGGGCTTTTCGTTCATGTCACCATACCCCCCTTTCAATCTGCTGCTGTGTATCGCGTATCTTCCGCTTGATCTCCCGAGTTTCTTCGAGCATCTCCTCCTTTGATGGCATGCTGTCGAGCCGGGATCTAAGTTCTCTTCTCCGGGTCTGGATCTCCTGCCACTCGCTGGTAAGTTCTTTGGTAGTGACCTCTCT
This DNA window, taken from Methanocalculus alkaliphilus, encodes the following:
- a CDS encoding V-type ATP synthase subunit I yields the protein MHRITIGIHRRYAGSFLQAVHEAGIVELTPITGDDHLKPLITPVRRDAIRQDIAAVQSRAERAVEILTSQVQGERGRIAGFFLPIRPEPVGVPERSPEEILHAASIHEEMIGEVLTLRTRRSAIEEHLIRLDEEEEQLTLFGCLSERLPPRSDHRFIVIRAGLIPTDECEDLDAVFEEEGITDAVVSSVCRCMEEGMVVIIAVHRRSAEAVDELLRARAFAEFTFTRREETVSDALADLTSIRGDLHQEREGIDERLHRIAGDHLRDLAAAAEELALARERIDAAALAGSTRDLRLYKGWIRKKDIPHLTRIGDEHAGATLIYRSVPGEDGDAEVPVSYDHPWWLAPFAFLTTTFARPRYREIDPTIFIAPILIITFGVMLGDAGYGLLLAIIAAALLAGPASAPGSTRDLAIVLVACGISGTIFGILQGGFFGDLLPRFFGASVPFAAIDPLMDPLILLTGALIFGIIHLNIGLGIASYRHLSTGKPGEMLRSVGVWFLLQPCAAILLFAFFGWAEFSQAVILAAGFGAAVAAALIFLVEGPLGFFSITGFLGDWLSYTRILALALATAGIAMTINILAEMIGSIHPALVIVAVLFSIAGHAANLVLQALGGFIHALRLQYVEFFGTFYTGGGRVFLPFASGRTTTRLLEDDQ
- a CDS encoding chorismate mutase, translated to MGITEIREEIARVDMEILELIRKRQSLAGMMAQEKIKAGRPPVDPDQRGQVIARAVDVAVEAGIDPSGIKEIFTRLVLMSEQKQSGCMGDGNLP